From Clostridia bacterium, one genomic window encodes:
- a CDS encoding aspartate carbamoyltransferase catalytic subunit, with protein MMLKSKDLLGLKDITAEEIDHILNTAKTMKYILTANNKKTPHLQGKSIITLFYENSTRTRLSFELASKYMSASAANISASSSSVSKGETLIDTGKTIDMMGTDVIIIRHPMSGAPHLLAKHVNASVINAGDGMNEHPTQALLDMFTIVEKKGSLKGLKIAIIGDIFHSRVARSNIWGMLKMGAEVSVAGPSTLMPPGIEQTGVKVYSTIQEALIDADVVMGLRIQLERQKKGLFPTAREYARFFGLDDKRLKFAKEDALLMHPGPVNRGLELSSSVVDCDQSVINEQVMNGVAVRMALLYLLTRRGISENNN; from the coding sequence GTGATGCTAAAGTCAAAAGACCTGCTTGGACTGAAAGATATCACAGCAGAAGAAATCGATCATATTCTGAATACTGCAAAAACGATGAAGTATATTTTAACGGCAAATAATAAAAAAACGCCGCATTTACAGGGAAAGTCCATAATTACTCTTTTCTATGAAAATAGTACTAGGACAAGACTATCATTTGAACTTGCATCAAAGTACATGAGTGCAAGCGCGGCAAATATCTCTGCTTCAAGCAGTAGCGTTTCAAAGGGAGAAACACTTATAGATACCGGAAAGACAATAGATATGATGGGTACGGATGTAATAATTATCAGGCATCCGATGTCCGGAGCACCTCATTTACTGGCAAAGCATGTAAATGCTTCTGTTATTAATGCGGGAGACGGGATGAACGAGCATCCTACACAGGCTCTTTTGGACATGTTTACAATAGTTGAAAAGAAAGGCAGTCTCAAAGGGCTTAAAATAGCTATTATTGGAGATATATTCCACAGTAGGGTAGCAAGAAGTAACATCTGGGGTATGCTGAAAATGGGTGCAGAAGTCAGTGTTGCAGGTCCGTCTACACTAATGCCTCCAGGCATAGAACAAACAGGCGTAAAGGTGTACAGCACAATACAGGAAGCTTTGATTGATGCTGATGTGGTAATGGGTTTACGAATCCAGCTCGAAAGGCAAAAGAAGGGATTATTTCCTACTGCGAGAGAATATGCAAGGTTTTTCGGTCTGGATGACAAGAGACTTAAATTTGCAAAGGAAGATGCGCTTCTAATGCATCCAGGACCTGTAAACAGAGGGCTTGAGCTTTCAAGCAGTGTAGTTGATTGTGACCAATCTGTCATAAATGAACAGGTTATGAACGGTGTAGCTGTAAGAATGGCGCTCTTGTATCTTTTGACTAGGAGGGGTATCAGTGAGAATAATAATTAA